From Lycium ferocissimum isolate CSIRO_LF1 chromosome 12, AGI_CSIRO_Lferr_CH_V1, whole genome shotgun sequence, one genomic window encodes:
- the LOC132039108 gene encoding uncharacterized protein LOC132039108 encodes MVRFIRYKERILLHLGCMDIDYAIRKDEPPINEISTQAETALYEQWESSNRLSVMFIKTKISAGIRGSVEQYNNVKALLKAVDEQFETSDKARASTLITKFSSMKLTSVRGVHEHIMKMRDLAAQLKTLEVEMSETFLVHSILNSLPPQYDPFKISYNSHKDKWSIDELMTMYVQEEVMKQQEDQEEQD; translated from the coding sequence ATGGTGAGATTTATAAGATACAAGGAGAGAATTCTGCTTCACTTAGGGTGCATGGATATTGATTATGCTATCAGGAAAGACGAACCGCCTATTAATGAAATCAGCACTCAAGCTGAGACTGCCCTTTATGAACAATGGGAGAGCTCTAACCGCTTGAGTGTTATGTTCATTAAAACCAAAATCTCTGCTGGTATTCGTGGTTCTGTCGAACAGTATAACAATGTTAAAGCATTACTGAAGGCTGTTGATGAACAATTTGAGACTTCAGATAAAGCACGTGCTAGCACCTTAATTACGAAATTCTCATCAATGAAGCTCACTAGTGTGAGAGGTGTGCATGAGCACATTATGAAAATGCGAGACTTAGCTGCTCAACTAAAGACTCTTGAGGTTGAAATGTCTGAAACTTTCCTTGTGCACTCTATTTTGAACTCTCTTCCTCCACAGTATGACCCCTTTAAGATCTCCTATAACTCACATAAGGATAAATGGTCTATTGATGAACTTATGACCATGTATGTTCAAGAGGAAGTGATGAAACAGCAAGAAGaccaagaagaacaagattga